CTGGCGCCAGTCGTTGAACGGGACCAGCTCGGGCCGGTCTCGGTCCACCTCGAGGCGGCCGAGGTGGTTCGCGACCGACCTCAGCAGCGCCCGAAGACCGTCGGCCTGTTCGGCCCTCGACAACTCGGCGGTGTCGGCGACGACCCGCTCCCCCGCCGCGCGCAGGGCCTCGACCAGAGCGTGCCACGCATCGACCTCCGGATGTGTCACGCCGGTTCCATCGACATGAATTCGTTGCGGGACAACGTCATCCGGACCTCCCGGTCGGCTGCAGACATGCGCAGGAAATCTGGAAGCATGTGCTTCCAGATGCAGATGGTTCCGGCAATCGCTGCAGTTGTCAAGGCCGTCGCACGGGGTAGGCTGCCCACCATGTCGAGGCCGTATGGCGGTCGCCTCCCAGAGGCGCGGTCCGCTGATCGCCGCGGTCGTCTGGTCCAGGCCGGCATCGAATTGGTCGGGACCCACGGCGTCTCCGCGCTGACAATGCGCGCGGTGTGCCGCGAAGCCCAACTCAGTCAGAAGTTCTTCTACGAGAGTTTCACCGACACCGAGCAATTGCTCCACGAGGTGTACCGGACCACGCTCGACGATGCGCGCCACGTCATCGGCGCGGCCGCGGCCGCGGCAACCGACCGCTCCGCCAGGACCGCAGCCGGCGTGGACGCCGCCGCGCGCCTGGTCCGTACCGACCCGCGTGTCTGCCGGATCCTGCTCATGGAACCCATCGCCGACCTCCGGCTGCGCCACTTCGTGCGGGACTTCCTGGCCGACGCATTCGGCCGTCCGCGCACCGAGACCGAGGTCGGGCCGCTGCGCGCCAAGATGCACTACGCCACCACGATCGGCGCCATCATCTCGCTGTTCATCGAATGGAGCGAAGGCAACCTGGGCGAGGATCGAGACGCCTTCGTCACCTACGTGACCGAGATGCTGATGGCCTCGCCGGTGGCCGCCGCCAACGCCGGAATCCTGGCGCCATAGCCGCGCGCGGGGGTTAGGCTCGATGCCCATGCGCAGACTCGCGGTGGCCCTGGCCCTGATGCTCTTCGTCGGCTCCGCCGTCACCCCGCCCGCCGGCGCCGAAACCGCCGGCGTCCAACCCGCCGGTTCGGCCCCCATCCCGGCCGGGCCCGCGCAGGCCTGGATCGTCGCCGATCTCGACAGCGGGCAGGTGCTGGCCGGCCGCAACGAGAACCAGCACTACGCCCCGGCGAGCACCATCAAAGTGCTGCTGGCCCAGGTCGTCCTCGACGAGGTGCCCCTCGATGCGACGATCGTCGCCATCGAGGACGACACCGCGGTGGAGTGCAACTGCGCGGGGGTGGCCCCCGGCCAGACCTACACCGCCCGGCAGTTGCTCGACGGCCTGCTGCTGGCCTCCGGCAACGACGCAGCCAACACGCTGGCCCGGATGGTCGGCGGCGAGCAGGCCGCGCTGGCCAAGATGAACGCCAAGGCTGCGCTGGCCGGCGCCTACGGCACCAACGCGGGCAGCGTGTCCGGGATCGACGGTCCCGGTATCGCGATGTGGTCCACCCCGCACGACCTCGCGGTGATCTTCCGCGCCGCCATGAACAATCCGACGTTCGTCGAGATCGCGGCCCAGCCCACCGCGGTGTTCCCCACCAAGACCGGCCAGCGTGTCCTGGTCAACCAGAACGAGATGCTGGGCCGCTACCCCGGCATGCTGGCCGGCAAGACCGGCTACACCGACCTGGCCCGCAAGACCTACGTCGGCGCGGCCGCCCGGGACGGGCGCCGGTTGGTGGTGGTGTTGATGTACGGCCTGGTCCGGGAGGGCGGCCCGACCTACTGGGATCAGGCATCCAGCCTGCTGGACTGGGGTTTCGGCCTCGACCGCGGCGCCGGCGTCGGCGTGCTGTAGACCGGCGGGGCCGATTCGAGATCGCACCGTGGCCCGATGTTGACCCCTGCTCAATAGGCTCGGCATTCGTGCCCGCGCGACGATCGCTTTCCGGGGCGGTCAGGTTGCTGGCCCCGCTGGTCATTCTCACGCTGATCGGCGCCCTGTGCGCCCCGCCGTCGGCCGCGGCCCCGGACATCGGCCCGGTGGGCGCGGTCGCCGCTCCCGACGGGCCCGCCCGCGCCTGGTTGATCGCCGACATGGACTCCGGCGCCATCCTCGCCGGCAAGGATCCCTACGGCTCCTTCGCGCCGGCGAGCACCATCAAGGTCCTGCTGGCCATGGTGGTGCTCGACCATCTGTCGCCGGCCGCCGCGGTCCGCGCCAACGCCAACCACACCAAGGTCGAATGTTCCTGCGTGGGCCTGGTTCCCGGACAGGTCTACACCACCCGCCAGCTGCTCGAGGGACTGCTGATGGTGTCCGGCAACGACGCGGCCAACCTGCTCGGCGACATGCTCGGCGGCTACCGCGCCGCGATCGCCCGGATGACCGCCAAGGCGCAGAGCCTGGGCGCGCGTAACACCCGCGCGTTGTCGCCGTCGGGTC
This DNA window, taken from Mycolicibacterium sp. MU0050, encodes the following:
- a CDS encoding helix-turn-helix domain-containing protein: MSRPYGGRLPEARSADRRGRLVQAGIELVGTHGVSALTMRAVCREAQLSQKFFYESFTDTEQLLHEVYRTTLDDARHVIGAAAAAATDRSARTAAGVDAAARLVRTDPRVCRILLMEPIADLRLRHFVRDFLADAFGRPRTETEVGPLRAKMHYATTIGAIISLFIEWSEGNLGEDRDAFVTYVTEMLMASPVAAANAGILAP
- a CDS encoding D-alanyl-D-alanine carboxypeptidase family protein; this encodes MRRLAVALALMLFVGSAVTPPAGAETAGVQPAGSAPIPAGPAQAWIVADLDSGQVLAGRNENQHYAPASTIKVLLAQVVLDEVPLDATIVAIEDDTAVECNCAGVAPGQTYTARQLLDGLLLASGNDAANTLARMVGGEQAALAKMNAKAALAGAYGTNAGSVSGIDGPGIAMWSTPHDLAVIFRAAMNNPTFVEIAAQPTAVFPTKTGQRVLVNQNEMLGRYPGMLAGKTGYTDLARKTYVGAAARDGRRLVVVLMYGLVREGGPTYWDQASSLLDWGFGLDRGAGVGVL
- a CDS encoding D-alanyl-D-alanine carboxypeptidase family protein is translated as MLTLIGALCAPPSAAAPDIGPVGAVAAPDGPARAWLIADMDSGAILAGKDPYGSFAPASTIKVLLAMVVLDHLSPAAAVRANANHTKVECSCVGLVPGQVYTTRQLLEGLLMVSGNDAANLLGDMLGGYRAAIARMTAKAQSLGARNTRALSPSGLDGPGWESRTTAHDLAILFRRALAYPLIAHIMRQPTAMFPARSGYKQITNQNKLLQRYPGTLGGKTGYTNLAGDTFVSAAQRDGRRLVVAQLKGSGDLYGQAMRLFDWGFALPR